In the Helianthus annuus cultivar XRQ/B chromosome 11, HanXRQr2.0-SUNRISE, whole genome shotgun sequence genome, one interval contains:
- the LOC110888605 gene encoding aspartic proteinase CDR1 encodes MSAPVRSCTTNDNTCLYLVQYGDFSYSSGELATETVTLDSNVTGISFAFTNVVFGCGHRNAGMFTEDQSGIIGLGGGPFSLITQMGSLINGKFSYCLVKMFSNVERSSKMYFGNAATVSGDGVVSTPLFSGNPNTFYYLNFEGITVGGQRIDFYTTKPTLVEGNIIIDSGTSLTLLPESFYNRVQSAVRRSMPDILPVHSDPQNNLRLCYNPLEVKDLPVMVAHFNGADLELDPINTFVQLSKDSICLAFAPVDGVVIFGNLAQMNFLVGYDLYKKTVSFKRTDCVKL; translated from the coding sequence ATGTCGGCTCCAGTGAGATCTTGCACCACGAACGACAACACTTGTTTGTATTTGGTCCAATATGGCGATTTTTCGTACAGTTCTGGAGAACTGGCGACAGAAACAGTTACACTGGATTCCAATGTAACTGGCATCTCGTTCGCCTTTACCAATGTGGTTTTTGGATGCGGGCATAGAAATGCTGGCATGTTTACGGAAGATCAAAGTGGAATAATAGGGCTTGGAGGCGGCCCGTTTTCGCTCATTACACAAATGGGGTCTTTGATTAACGGAAAGTTTTCGTATTGCCTtgtgaaaatgttttcaaacgtaGAAAGGTCAAGTAAAATGTACTTTGGTAATGCTGCCACGGTTTCCGGAGATGGGGTTGTTTCAACCCCATTATTTTCCGGAAACCCTAACACCTTTTACTATCTAAATTTTGAAGGGATAACCGTTGGAGGTCAACGCATTGACTTCTACACGACAAAACCTACATTGGTCGAGGGTAATATCATCATTGACTCGGGAACATCGCTAACGCTGCTTCCTGAAAGCTTCTACAATCGAGTTCAATCCGCGGTGAGACGTTCAATGCCGGATATCCTACCCGTTCATTCCGACCCACAAAATAACTTACGCTTGTGTTACAACCCGTTGGAAGTGAAGGATCTTCCGGTTATGGTGGCTCACTTCAATGGCGCGGATTTGGAGTTGGACCCGATAAATACATTCGTTCAGCTGAGTAAGGATTCGATTTGCTTGGCCTTTGCTCCTGTAGATGGGGTCGTGATCTTTGGGAATCTAGCACAAATGAACTTCTTGGTAGGCTATGACCTTTATAAGAAGACAGTTTCGTTTAAACGCACAGATTGTGTGAAGTTGTGA